A part of Paroedura picta isolate Pp20150507F chromosome 7, Ppicta_v3.0, whole genome shotgun sequence genomic DNA contains:
- the LOC143841907 gene encoding olfactory receptor 10R2-like, whose translation MKQGNQSVVKEFTLIGFSRFPGLQVPLFMVFSVTYLAILAGNIIIVVTIRRDSSLHIPMYFFLATLSVSETCYTLTIIPNMLVNLLREKATISFIGCIFQMYTFSGFACTNCLLLTVMGYDRYVCICKPLHYPVLMNQRLCAKLVVFSVLGGFLISAVYSFSVFTLPYCGPNKINHFFCDLAPLLQLACAQSYVGEILIFLFCVLLVVFSFFLILLSYILILNTILKIPTAEGKRKAFSTCASHLIVVVVHFGCASIIYLRPQSRYTLDEDMFISITYTLVTPLLNPVVYSLRNKDVQVALKKSLGRATCIRKV comes from the coding sequence ATGAAGCAAGGAAATCAAAGTGTGGTGAAAGAATTCACCTTGATTGGATTCTCCCGTTTCCCAGGCCTGCAGGTCCCGCTCTTCATGGTGTTCTCCGTCACGTACTTGGCGATTCTGGCTGGAAATATCATCATCGTTGTCACAATAAGGCGTGACTCCAGCCTCCACatccccatgtacttcttccttgcCACACTCTCCGTTTCAGAGACCTGCTACACGCTCACCATCATCCCCAATATGCTTGTGAACCTTCTACGAGAAAAGGCAACTATTTCATTCATCGGTTGCATTTTTCAGATGTACACATTCTCAGGCTTTGCATGTACCAACTGCCTGCTTCTCACAGTGATGGGATACGACCGGTATGTGTGCATTTGCAAACCTTTACATTATCCAGTTCTGATGAATCAGAGACTCTGTGCTAAACTGGTGGTCTTTTCAGTACTAGGTGGGTTCTTAATTTCGGCAGTGTATTCATTTTCCGTGTTTACCTTGCCATACTGTGGGCCAAATAAAATCAATCATTTCTTTTGTGATTTGGCACCTTTACTTCAGCTGGCCTGTGCTCAAAGTTATGTAGGGGAGATTCTCATTTTTCTCTTTTGTGTTTTACTGGTAGTTTTCTCATTTTTTCTGATCCtcctttcatatattttaatcttAAACACAATCTTGAAAATCCCCACTGCGGAGGGCAAGCGCAAAGCCTTCTCCACATGTGCCTCCCATCTCATTGTGGTGGTTGTGCACTTTGGATGCGCTTCCATTATTTACCTGAGGCCCCAATCCAGGTACACTTTGGATGAGGACATGTTTATCTCTATCACATACACCTTGGTGACTCCCTTGCTGAACCCTGTCGTTTACAGCCTGAGGAACAAGGATGTCCAGGTAGCACTCAAGAAATCCCTGGGCAGAGCCACGTGCATCCGGAAGGTGTGA
- the LOC143841909 gene encoding olfactory receptor 10R2-like, whose product MESYSLSPHAASMKQGNQSVVKEFTLIGFSRFPGLQVPLFMVFSVTYLAILAGNIIIVVTIRRDSSLHIPMYFFLATLSVSETCYTLTIIPNMLVNLLREKGTISFIGCIFQMYTFLGFACTNCILLTVMGYDRTAP is encoded by the exons ATGCTGCATCAATGAAGCAAGGAAATCAAAGTGTGGTGAAAGAATTCACCTTGATTGGATTCTCCCGTTTCCCAGGCCTGCAGGTCCCGCTCTTCATGGTGTTCTCCGTCACGTACTTGGCGATTCTGGCTGGAAATATCATCATCGTTGTCACAATAAGGCGTGACTCCAGCCTCCACatccccatgtacttcttcctcgcCACACTCTCCGTTTCAGAGACCTGCTACACGCTCACCATCATCCCCAATATGCTTGTGAACCTTCTACGAGAAAAGGGAACTATTTCATTCATCGGTTGCATTTTTCAGATGTACACATTCTTGGGTTTTGCATGTACCAACTGCATCCTTCTCACGGTGATGGGATACGACCG AACAGCTCCATGA